One window of the Mixophyes fleayi isolate aMixFle1 chromosome 6, aMixFle1.hap1, whole genome shotgun sequence genome contains the following:
- the SLA2 gene encoding src-like-adapter 2, with translation MGNLPSKRGYSAIQTTMANAQINHTVDKCVFVALYNFPVGGQVDISVRIGEQLNILSEDGDWWKVMSVSTGRECYMPRNYIAKVYNRWLYKGINREKAEELLLVNCNQTGSFLIRESETRRGCYSLSVKRTNLATRDSIKHYRINHLDNGWFYISPRLTFPTLQDMVDYYSEISDGICCILKEPCIVQGFTPPVVQNYEPVIVRRPTLNWRDLDSSALFNEDNNLNEDCPVSLGLREAVSSYMFMTEGLDSETALERESLWKT, from the exons ATGGGAAACTTACCCAGCAAAAGAGGATATTCAGCAATTCAGACAACTATGGCCAACGCTCAAATAAATCATACTG TGGACAAGTGCGTATTTGTGGCTTTGTACAATTTTCCAGTCGGTGGTCAAGTTGATATAAGTGTTCGCATTGGAGAGCAGCTGAACATCCTTTCTGA GGATGGAGATTGGTGGAAAGTGATGTCTGTTTCTACTGGACGAGAATGCTACATGCCTAGAAATTATATTGCTAAAGTGTACAACAG GTGGCTGTATAAAGGTATAAATCGGGAAAAAGCAGAAGAGTTGCTTTTGGTGAACTGCAACCAAACTGGTTCCTTCTTGATTCGAGAGAGTGAAACTAGAAGAG GGTGTTACAGCTTGTCAGTAAAGAGAACCAATTTAGCTACACGGGATTCAATCAAGCATTATCGCATCAATCACTTAGATAATGGATGGTTTTATATATCTCCTCGTCTGACCTTTCCCACGCTCCAGGATATGGTGGactactactctg AAATCTCTGATGGAATTTGCTGCATCTTAAAGGAGCCATGTATTGTACAAGGATTCACCCCTCCTGTAGTCCAAAATTATGAACCAGTCATTGTCAGGAGGCCAACACTCAACTGGAGAGATCTAGATAG CTCGGCATTATTCAATGAAGATAACAACTTGAATGAAGATTGTCCGGTCAGCCTGGGTCTGAGGGAGGCGGTCAGTTCTTACATGTTTATGACAGAAGGGTTGGACTCAGAGACAGCTCTGGAGAGAGAGAGTCTATGGAAGACATAA